In the genome of Nocardioides marmoribigeumensis, one region contains:
- a CDS encoding Swt1 family HEPN domain-containing protein, whose amino-acid sequence MALSNRDRIDRMFQVLAPALDDFISTVVGQGDPALGAVWTKLVQAKDSKNGAPSTKTYDALDPQVQFRILTEGNITAGFKPGWYPFHQAIGRTGETFASELREVRNEWAHNKTFTDDDAYRALDTGERLLKLIGAAKEADEVRGIRLNLRRVTADKDDKKVLKAAVDNPEAAGLRPWREVLQPHDDVATGNFHASEFAADLYKVATGGEVDSDYADPVEFFRRTYLTEGLRDLIGRAVRRLAGDDNASPVINLQTNFGGGKTHSMLSLWHVAAGLPVGNFPQETQELLNASGYTGTKVNRVAVVGNHFSPSGMAKDDGTYVNTIWGELAWQLGGPEAYAIVAKADRDRTHPGDALHELLAKYAPAVILIDEWVAYARSLVGRDDLSGGTFDDQFTFAQSLTEAAKGTKGVLLAISIPASETGDATDKIVAGNAEEVGGQNGLEALKRLQNVVRRVADQWRPASSDEAYHIVKQRLFKQPDAAALAAIGATARTYVEMYRKYSDDFPREARDSAYEDRIKRTYPIHPELFDTLYEEWSSLERFQRTRGVLRLMSTVIHALWTGEDQSPLIMPGSIPLATSNVNAELTQYLQDSWKTIIDADVDGPKSEPARIDKEKPLFGQRALTKRLARTVFFGAAPTIAPGSVHKGIGTQRVFLGTAIPGDVPGNFHSALTQLGDRATYFYSGSGKYWYDVQPNITRTAKDQAERLHKEDVWAEIVRRLQDQGRKRGDFAGVHVCPESNADIPDTDEARLVILHPKVAHKRGAESAAKEFAHKATEHRGSSNRTHRNALVFLAADEARLEELDNATRDYLGWKHVLSNEADLDLTQNQKNQASQRATQADQTVTSRLLQTFTWALVPAQPDPGAPFLIRETKVEGQSDSLADRVSRRLGNDGDLSTRQAAATIRLAIGKVPQIWKDGHVSLGALWGLYSQYPYMPRLRDRRVLNEGIVDLPMLWQTDAFALAVGFDEETGRYVGLWTPEDKEAAPVAKDSLLLVRPEVAQNQKRNEPRTDPDPDPRPDHPGPRPDTPKPVDIAWTRFYGVKTLNSEKIALEFKNVADEVLAHLRSGENTQVTVRIEIEATDSLGFSESRVRTVSENARTLKFDQSGFEKQ is encoded by the coding sequence ATGGCGTTGAGTAACCGCGACCGCATCGACCGCATGTTCCAGGTGCTCGCCCCGGCACTTGATGACTTCATCTCGACCGTCGTTGGGCAGGGCGACCCCGCCCTCGGCGCCGTCTGGACCAAGCTCGTGCAGGCGAAGGACAGTAAGAACGGCGCACCCTCGACGAAGACCTACGACGCGCTTGACCCCCAGGTGCAGTTCAGAATCCTTACCGAGGGCAACATTACCGCGGGCTTCAAACCGGGGTGGTACCCGTTCCACCAGGCCATAGGCCGCACTGGCGAGACCTTTGCCAGCGAGCTCCGCGAGGTCCGGAACGAGTGGGCGCACAACAAGACCTTCACCGACGACGACGCCTACCGAGCGCTCGACACCGGCGAACGACTGCTGAAGTTGATCGGTGCCGCCAAGGAAGCCGATGAGGTTCGCGGTATCCGCCTAAATCTGCGCCGCGTCACTGCCGACAAGGACGACAAGAAGGTCCTGAAGGCTGCCGTTGACAATCCCGAAGCCGCAGGCCTCCGGCCCTGGCGCGAGGTCCTCCAGCCTCACGACGATGTCGCCACGGGCAACTTCCATGCCTCCGAGTTTGCTGCCGACCTCTACAAGGTCGCCACCGGTGGCGAGGTCGACTCCGACTACGCCGATCCCGTCGAGTTCTTTCGGCGTACCTATCTAACGGAAGGTCTCCGTGACCTGATCGGCCGTGCCGTCCGTCGGCTCGCAGGAGACGACAACGCCTCGCCGGTCATCAATCTCCAGACAAACTTTGGCGGCGGCAAGACTCACTCGATGCTCTCGCTTTGGCACGTGGCAGCCGGGCTTCCTGTGGGCAACTTCCCGCAGGAGACCCAGGAACTCCTGAACGCGAGCGGCTACACCGGCACGAAGGTCAACCGTGTCGCCGTCGTCGGAAACCACTTCAGCCCGTCGGGCATGGCCAAGGACGACGGAACCTATGTCAACACCATCTGGGGCGAGCTTGCCTGGCAGCTCGGAGGTCCCGAGGCCTACGCGATTGTGGCCAAGGCCGACCGGGACCGCACCCACCCCGGGGACGCTCTCCACGAGCTGCTCGCTAAGTACGCGCCCGCCGTCATCCTGATCGACGAATGGGTTGCGTACGCCCGCTCGCTCGTCGGCCGTGACGACCTGTCTGGGGGCACGTTCGACGACCAGTTCACCTTCGCCCAGTCGCTGACCGAGGCCGCCAAGGGCACTAAGGGCGTCCTGCTCGCCATCTCGATCCCGGCCTCGGAAACCGGCGACGCGACGGACAAGATCGTTGCAGGCAACGCCGAAGAGGTCGGTGGCCAGAACGGCCTGGAAGCTCTCAAGCGCCTCCAGAACGTGGTCCGCCGTGTCGCGGATCAATGGCGCCCCGCGTCGTCTGACGAGGCCTACCACATCGTCAAGCAACGGCTCTTCAAGCAGCCCGATGCCGCTGCGCTGGCAGCCATCGGCGCCACAGCTCGGACGTACGTGGAGATGTACCGCAAGTACTCCGACGACTTCCCGCGCGAAGCACGCGACAGTGCCTACGAGGACCGGATCAAGCGGACCTACCCGATCCACCCGGAGCTCTTCGACACCCTCTACGAGGAATGGTCGTCGCTAGAGCGCTTCCAGCGGACTCGCGGTGTCCTCCGCCTGATGAGCACCGTCATCCACGCCCTGTGGACCGGAGAGGATCAGTCGCCGCTGATCATGCCCGGGTCCATCCCGCTGGCGACTTCGAACGTGAACGCCGAGCTCACGCAGTATCTGCAGGACTCCTGGAAGACGATCATTGATGCGGACGTCGACGGCCCCAAATCAGAGCCGGCCCGCATCGATAAAGAGAAGCCGCTCTTTGGCCAGCGCGCGCTCACCAAACGTCTCGCTCGCACGGTGTTTTTCGGCGCTGCGCCGACGATTGCTCCCGGCTCTGTCCACAAGGGGATCGGCACTCAGCGAGTGTTCCTCGGGACCGCGATCCCGGGCGATGTCCCGGGTAACTTCCACTCTGCCCTAACACAGCTGGGCGACCGCGCGACGTACTTCTATTCGGGCTCCGGCAAGTACTGGTACGACGTCCAGCCCAACATCACCCGCACAGCCAAGGACCAGGCTGAGCGTCTCCATAAGGAAGACGTCTGGGCCGAGATTGTCCGACGGCTCCAGGATCAGGGCCGCAAGCGCGGTGACTTCGCGGGCGTGCACGTGTGCCCCGAGTCCAACGCCGACATCCCCGATACCGACGAAGCTCGTCTCGTCATCCTGCACCCCAAGGTTGCGCATAAGCGTGGGGCAGAGTCGGCGGCCAAGGAGTTTGCTCACAAGGCGACCGAGCACCGCGGCAGCTCGAACCGCACCCACCGCAATGCCTTGGTATTTCTCGCGGCTGATGAGGCTCGGCTCGAAGAACTAGATAACGCCACCCGCGACTACCTCGGCTGGAAGCACGTCTTGTCGAACGAAGCGGATCTCGACCTCACGCAGAACCAGAAGAATCAGGCATCGCAACGGGCGACTCAGGCCGACCAGACGGTCACCTCGCGCTTGCTCCAAACGTTCACGTGGGCGCTCGTGCCGGCCCAGCCGGACCCGGGCGCGCCGTTCCTCATCCGGGAGACCAAGGTCGAGGGACAGTCAGACTCGCTGGCGGACAGGGTGTCTCGTCGGCTCGGGAATGACGGTGATCTGTCCACCCGACAGGCGGCGGCGACGATTCGGCTCGCCATCGGCAAGGTTCCCCAGATTTGGAAGGACGGCCACGTCTCCCTCGGCGCCTTGTGGGGCCTCTACAGCCAGTACCCATACATGCCCCGGCTCAGGGACCGGAGGGTGCTCAACGAGGGCATCGTGGACCTGCCGATGCTGTGGCAAACCGATGCCTTCGCGTTGGCCGTCGGTTTCGACGAGGAGACCGGCCGCTACGTAGGTTTGTGGACTCCCGAAGACAAGGAGGCTGCGCCTGTCGCGAAGGACTCGCTCCTGCTCGTTCGTCCCGAAGTCGCGCAAAATCAGAAGCGGAACGAGCCGCGCACTGACCCCGACCCAGATCCGCGGCCGGATCATCCGGGTCCGAGGCCCGACACGCCCAAGCCTGTTGACATCGCCTGGACTCGTTTCTATGGCGTCAAGACGCTGAACTCCGAGAAGATCGCGCTGGAGTTCAAGAATGTTGCTGACGAAGTGCTCGCTCATCTCCGCTCGGGAGAGAACACCCAGGTCACCGTTCGCATCGAGATTGAGGCAACTGACTCCTTGGGCTTCAGCGAGAGCCGGGTCCGCACGGTGTCGGAGAACGCCCGCACGCTGAAGTTCGACCAGTCCGGCTTCGAGAAGCAATGA